AATGTCAATGGTTACAAATCAATCATATTTCCGCATAACGCACCATCCACGGAACGCAGAATTCAATTTTGGGTTAAATTCACATATTTATTAATGGGGTTTGTTGGTGGGGGTGGTGCGTTGCGGCAAGGTCAACATTTTCGTGAAAACCGATGATTTATCGATGCCGCAACACACCCTACCTGCCCCAATTGGGGGGATAAATGCCTTGTCGAATAAACCGATGAATGCTTGACCACGGCCAATCTGTTGGTGATTTACATAACCCATGTTTCACCGGGTTAATATGAATGTAATCGCAATAGGCGGCAAATTCTTCTTCGTTCCGTACCCGATGTTCCCAAAATCGCCGTTGCCATAAATTCCGTTCCCGACGGGCTTTTCGCGATGGGGTTGTTCTCGTTTCTAGATTTAAGCGATCGCCGATTGATCTGGTCACGTCACTTTTCACCAAACGCATTCGTGTTGAAAAATCCCCGTCGTTTTCCGGTAGCGTCCACAAACAATGAAAATGGTCAGGTAATAAGACAAAAGCATCAATTTGAAACGGGCGTTTTCGGCGAACTTTTTCGATCGCCTGTCGCAACGCTACCCTCGCCATATCGTCGCACAGCCACGGCTGGCGATCGCACGTCACCTGTGTAAAAAAATAGGTTGCCCCCTGCCAATATTCTCGCCGATATTCTGCCATTGTAATCAGTCGAAAATTGCGATAATATTATTATGATAGCCTTCCTCTATCACACCAATCATCGTGCTGCGGTAAACTGGGTTGGTTGCGATCGCTCATAAAATCATCTGAAATAGCCCCAAAGCTCATCCACCACGCATCCCAATCAAATCGCTCTTGCTCCCGAAGTTTGTTGGTGGGGGCGACATCATCATAGGTAGGGTGTGTTATGCGGCCAGAAAATGCGAATGGTGACAAATCAATGATATTTCCGCATAACGCACCATCCACGGAACCCCGAATTCAATTTTGGGTTAAATTCACATATTTATTGATGGAATTTGTCGGTGGGGGCGACACCATCATAGGTAGGGTGTGTTATGCGGCCAGAAAATGTCAATGGTTACAAATCAATCATATTTCCGCATAACGCACCATCCACGGAACCCCGAATTCAATTTTGGGTTAAATTCACATATTTATTAATGGGATTTGTCGGTGGGTGTGGTGCGTTGCGGCTAGGTTAATATTTTTCGTCAAAATCCATGATTTATCGATGCCGCAACACACCCACTGAGTTTCGATGATAGACATGGGCGATCGCGTGCCAGGTTTCTCTTAAAATAAAGATGTATTATAACTTGGAAACTGCTATGGCTTCATCTCTTCCCTCCCTGAGCGGTGCTGAAATTCGGCAAACCTTTCTGGATTTTTATCAGCAGCGCTCTCACACCATTTTACCGAGCGCGTCCCTCATTCCGGAAGACCCGACCGTATTATTAACGATCGCCGGAATGTTGCAGTTTAAGCCCATATTTTTGGGTCAGCGTGCGGCTGAGGTTCCCCGTGCAACCACCTCTCAGAAGTGTATCCGCACCAATGATATCGAGAATGTGGGACGCACAGCCAGGCATCATACCTTTTTTGAGATGTTGGGCAATTTTAGCTTTGGGGATTATTTTAAGGAACAGGCGATCGCCTATGCTTGGGAACTCTCCACCAAGGTGTTTAAACTGCCCCCAGAGCGTTTGGTCGTCAGTGTTTTCCGAGAAGATGATGAAGCCTTTGCTATTTGGCGCGATCAAATTGGTATCCCCGCTTATCGCATTCAGCGCATGGGAGAAGAGGATAATTTCTGGAAATCTGGCCCCACTGGCCCCTGCGGCCCCTGTTCGGAAATTTACTATGATTTTCACCCAGAATTGGGCGATGAAACCTTAGACCTAGA
Above is a genomic segment from Roseofilum capinflatum BLCC-M114 containing:
- a CDS encoding REP-associated tyrosine transposase, yielding MAEYRREYWQGATYFFTQVTCDRQPWLCDDMARVALRQAIEKVRRKRPFQIDAFVLLPDHFHCLWTLPENDGDFSTRMRLVKSDVTRSIGDRLNLETRTTPSRKARRERNLWQRRFWEHRVRNEEEFAAYCDYIHINPVKHGLCKSPTDWPWSSIHRFIRQGIYPPNWGR